A window of Auraticoccus monumenti contains these coding sequences:
- a CDS encoding zinc-dependent metalloprotease, producing the protein MADDQPRDGSDEEHDPRDEGRAGDGSSSGPTNPFEQLFGQLGGAGGGDMSQVMGQLQQMLSQMGMGSLLGGSGAAGSGVDWTQAKEMARRVVAGLGTDRTPTPADRQAVADAASIAQTWLDAATAFPAAEAALPTAWSRAEWIEGTMPVWQRLVQPVAESMADATAEAMMGSVGEAGADNPFAGMAEMLKPMLRSTGSTMFGVQLGQALGQLAAEVVGVTDIGVPLTDSSRIVLLPTNVEAFGEGLEESAGDVRLYLVLREAARQRLFADVAWLRPQLLALIEEYARHIRIDTSAIESAVAELDPSAMDPETLQQLSEQVRGELFEPQPTPEQKAVLERIETLLALVEGWVDEVAAQATAPWMPSAAALGETIRRNRATGGPAEQTFASLVGLELRPRRLRDAANLWAALREARGADGRDAVWQHPDLVPDAAALDDPIGFVRGETRSAEEPVDDFDAELAQLLDASQGEADPGETPEGEAPGGDDAGDDAGPEGPGTPDRG; encoded by the coding sequence ATGGCCGACGACCAGCCCCGCGACGGCTCGGACGAGGAGCACGACCCGCGCGACGAGGGACGGGCCGGCGACGGCTCCTCCTCGGGACCGACCAACCCCTTCGAGCAGCTGTTCGGCCAGCTCGGTGGCGCCGGCGGCGGCGACATGAGCCAGGTGATGGGCCAGCTGCAGCAGATGCTCTCCCAGATGGGCATGGGCTCCCTGCTCGGCGGCTCCGGTGCCGCCGGCTCGGGGGTCGACTGGACGCAGGCCAAGGAGATGGCCCGCAGGGTCGTGGCCGGGCTCGGCACCGACCGCACCCCCACCCCCGCCGACCGCCAGGCCGTGGCCGACGCCGCCTCGATCGCCCAGACCTGGCTGGACGCCGCCACCGCCTTCCCCGCGGCCGAGGCCGCGCTGCCCACGGCCTGGAGCCGGGCGGAGTGGATCGAGGGCACCATGCCGGTCTGGCAGCGCCTGGTGCAGCCGGTGGCGGAGAGCATGGCCGACGCGACCGCCGAGGCGATGATGGGCTCGGTCGGCGAGGCCGGGGCGGACAACCCCTTCGCCGGGATGGCCGAGATGCTCAAGCCGATGCTGCGCAGCACCGGGAGCACCATGTTCGGGGTGCAGCTGGGTCAGGCCCTGGGTCAGCTGGCGGCCGAGGTGGTCGGGGTGACCGACATCGGCGTCCCGCTCACCGACTCCTCCCGGATCGTGCTGCTCCCCACCAACGTCGAGGCCTTCGGCGAGGGCCTGGAGGAGTCGGCCGGGGACGTCCGGCTCTACCTGGTGCTGCGCGAGGCGGCCCGGCAGCGGCTCTTCGCCGACGTCGCCTGGCTGCGCCCGCAGCTGCTGGCCCTGATCGAGGAGTACGCCCGCCACATCCGCATCGACACCTCCGCGATCGAGTCCGCGGTGGCCGAGCTGGACCCGAGCGCGATGGACCCCGAGACCCTGCAGCAGCTCAGCGAGCAGGTGCGCGGTGAGCTCTTCGAGCCGCAGCCGACGCCGGAGCAGAAGGCGGTGCTGGAGCGCATCGAGACCCTGCTGGCCCTGGTCGAGGGGTGGGTGGACGAGGTGGCGGCCCAGGCCACCGCGCCGTGGATGCCCTCGGCGGCGGCGCTCGGGGAGACCATCCGCCGCAACCGGGCCACCGGCGGTCCGGCCGAGCAGACCTTCGCCAGCCTGGTGGGTCTGGAGCTGCGACCCCGCCGGCTGCGGGACGCGGCCAACCTGTGGGCGGCGCTGCGCGAGGCCCGGGGCGCCGACGGCCGTGACGCCGTCTGGCAGCACCCCGACCTCGTGCCGGACGCGGCCGCCCTGGACGACCCGATCGGGTTCGTCCGCGGTGAGACCAGGAGCGCCGAGGAGCCCGTCGACGACTTCGACGCCGAGCTGGCCCAGCTGCTCGACGCCAGCCAGGGCGAGGCCGACCCGGGCGAGACCCCCGAGGGCGAGGCACCCGGCGGGGACGACGCAGGCGACGACGCGGGGCCCGAGGGTCCGGGGACGCCCGACCGGGGCTGA
- a CDS encoding molybdenum cofactor biosynthesis protein MoaE, with amino-acid sequence MPSHPRHTALSDEPLSLDAALEGVRDATCGGIALFVGLVRDHDHGDAVTSLDYTAHPRAAELLQVCADEVAARHDVGVWVEHRTGHLEVGDLAVVVATAAPHRGPALTACRELIDELKERVPIWKEQRLTGGGVEWVGL; translated from the coding sequence ATGCCTTCGCACCCGCGGCACACCGCCCTGAGCGACGAGCCGCTCAGCCTCGACGCCGCGCTGGAGGGGGTGCGCGACGCCACCTGCGGCGGGATCGCGCTCTTCGTCGGGCTGGTCCGCGACCACGACCACGGGGACGCGGTGACCTCCCTGGACTACACCGCCCACCCCCGGGCCGCCGAGCTGCTGCAGGTCTGCGCCGACGAGGTGGCCGCGCGCCACGACGTCGGGGTCTGGGTCGAGCACCGCACCGGTCACCTCGAGGTCGGCGACCTCGCCGTCGTCGTGGCCACCGCCGCACCGCACCGCGGCCCGGCGCTGACCGCCTGCCGCGAGCTGATCGACGAGCTCAAGGAACGGGTGCCGATCTGGAAGGAGCAGCGCCTCACCGGCGGCGGCGTGGAGTGGGTGGGTCTGTGA
- a CDS encoding YlbL family protein, which translates to MTRQTRIAFVSALCFVAMAVVLALTPVGFVTWSPGSAHDVLATGEDPAISISGVETYPTEGRLEITTVSVTSPDARLTLPEAVLAYWLPHRDTLPRESIYPAGKSPEQVESEEQEMMSFSQTEAVVAALREADVPVVERPVIAAVTVGGPSDGVLSPGDLVLSIDGTPVDTREDVLDAIGSAAVGDAVAFSVLRGGQEEQVVVTTDGSNQDASVPVIGAMVGTGFEYPAEVSFGIDPAIGGSSAGLVFSLAIYDKITPGPLVVDTVAGTGQITATGQVGPIGGIQQKIHGAEQAGAAVFLVPAANCPDVLGLSTDLSLVKVDDLDGAVSALERLSDPGTAEDVPRCP; encoded by the coding sequence GTGACCCGGCAGACCCGCATCGCCTTCGTCTCCGCCCTCTGCTTCGTGGCGATGGCCGTGGTGCTGGCGCTGACGCCGGTCGGCTTCGTCACCTGGTCACCCGGGTCGGCCCACGACGTGCTGGCCACCGGGGAGGACCCGGCGATCAGCATCAGCGGCGTGGAGACCTACCCGACCGAGGGCAGGCTGGAGATCACGACGGTCTCCGTGACCAGCCCGGACGCTCGGTTGACGCTGCCCGAGGCGGTGCTCGCCTACTGGCTGCCCCACCGCGACACCCTGCCTCGCGAGTCCATCTACCCCGCGGGCAAGTCACCGGAGCAGGTGGAGAGCGAGGAGCAGGAGATGATGTCCTTCTCCCAGACCGAGGCCGTCGTCGCCGCCCTCCGCGAGGCCGACGTCCCGGTGGTCGAGCGCCCCGTCATCGCCGCCGTCACCGTCGGCGGACCCAGCGACGGCGTCCTCAGCCCCGGGGACCTGGTGCTCAGCATCGACGGCACCCCGGTGGACACGCGCGAGGACGTGCTGGACGCCATCGGCTCCGCCGCCGTGGGTGACGCCGTGGCGTTCTCGGTGCTGCGCGGGGGACAGGAGGAGCAGGTCGTGGTCACCACCGACGGCTCCAACCAGGACGCCTCGGTGCCGGTGATCGGGGCCATGGTCGGCACCGGCTTCGAGTACCCGGCCGAGGTGTCCTTCGGCATCGACCCGGCGATCGGGGGGTCCAGCGCGGGGCTCGTGTTCAGCCTGGCCATCTACGACAAGATCACCCCCGGGCCGCTGGTGGTCGACACGGTCGCCGGGACGGGGCAGATCACCGCCACCGGGCAGGTCGGCCCGATCGGCGGCATCCAGCAGAAGATCCACGGGGCCGAGCAGGCCGGTGCCGCCGTCTTCCTGGTGCCCGCGGCCAACTGCCCCGACGTGCTCGGGCTCAGCACCGACCTGAGCCTGGTGAAGGTGGACGACCTCGACGGCGCCGTCTCCGCGCTGGAGCGGCTGTCGGACCCGGGCACCGCCGAGGACGTCCCCCGGTGCCCGTGA